A part of Pectinatus sottacetonis genomic DNA contains:
- a CDS encoding glycosyltransferase has translation MKKYLVVNKMDNNVLGELIMPDTNIMIKISVIIAMKNARKYIGRAVDSVLAQSLEEIELIIVDDNSTDGSGEFVNEYYGCIENIHLFYNKGVTGPGVCRNIGLKHARGQYIAFIDSDDFIEEKFFLTLYDIAVKSGAEIAVCGFEKVSDDGYLRSYVPEKGVFAGGPALIEYINKIEFVVWNKLYRRSFLEKNNIKFLLPCYGEDWLFCLTAMFYAEKYVCTDETLYYYYQHYDSICHKCITVEDFSHIYEFFICLDKFIKIQHNLTKEMSQEIESNFFFGILTCYVVPFYKKAKPEEQKLLRGKIAAEYFGRGTPIVGIMLDAVIKLFNCVVNDIRK, from the coding sequence ATGAAAAAATATCTTGTGGTCAATAAGATGGATAATAATGTTTTAGGAGAATTAATAATGCCGGATACAAATATAATGATAAAAATATCTGTGATTATTGCTATGAAAAATGCTAGAAAGTATATCGGTCGGGCAGTTGATAGTGTATTAGCACAATCATTGGAAGAAATAGAGCTTATTATTGTAGATGATAATTCCACTGATGGAAGTGGTGAATTTGTTAATGAATATTATGGATGTATAGAAAATATACATTTGTTTTATAATAAAGGGGTAACTGGCCCTGGAGTATGCCGTAATATTGGGTTAAAACACGCAAGAGGACAGTATATTGCTTTTATCGACAGCGATGATTTTATCGAAGAAAAATTTTTTTTGACGCTATATGATATAGCTGTGAAATCAGGGGCAGAAATAGCAGTATGTGGTTTTGAAAAAGTCAGTGATGATGGTTATTTACGCTCATATGTACCGGAGAAAGGAGTATTTGCTGGTGGGCCGGCTTTAATAGAGTATATCAATAAAATAGAATTTGTTGTATGGAATAAATTATATCGGCGGAGTTTTCTGGAAAAAAATAATATAAAGTTTTTATTACCATGTTATGGTGAAGACTGGTTGTTTTGCCTGACAGCAATGTTTTACGCGGAAAAATATGTTTGTACAGATGAAACGCTTTATTATTATTATCAGCATTATGATTCGATTTGTCATAAATGTATTACCGTTGAAGATTTTTCGCATATATACGAATTTTTTATTTGTCTGGATAAATTTATAAAAATACAACATAATCTAACAAAAGAAATGAGTCAGGAAATAGAAAGCAATTTCTTTTTTGGAATATTAACATGCTATGTTGTTCCTTTTTATAAAAAAGCAAAACCAGAGGAGCAGAAATTGTTGCGGGGAAAAATTGCTGCTGAATATTTTGGCAGAGGAACACCAATAGTCGGTATTATGCTTGACGCGGTAATAAAATTATTTAATTGTGTGGTGAATGATATAAGAAAATAG
- a CDS encoding heavy-metal-associated domain-containing protein: MCKECGCESMGKNTRLQFIVKGYTSETAKKMEEILLGMSGVLFVHIHANEGETTVDYNPAKTKLLDIVNAFETQGLEAVL; the protein is encoded by the coding sequence ATGTGCAAAGAATGCGGCTGTGAATCAATGGGGAAAAATACCCGTCTGCAGTTTATTGTAAAAGGTTATACTTCAGAAACTGCCAAAAAAATGGAAGAAATACTTTTGGGAATGTCTGGTGTATTATTTGTCCATATCCATGCTAATGAAGGCGAAACAACCGTAGACTACAATCCGGCAAAAACAAAACTACTCGACATAGTCAATGCTTTTGAAACACAGGGGCTGGAGGCAGTTTTATAA
- a CDS encoding PTS sugar transporter subunit IIA: MVYVIMVSHGELAPGLHTAVQMIAGERENVFSTSLKDGMSNDEYAENFEKILQNIKYEDKIILLADIIGGSPLTTAVNILNKKRLLPNSRIFGGMNLPMALNVILGGKNVCDDIPLLLKEAQNGIKEFIIENDEITDEDI, from the coding sequence ATGGTTTATGTAATAATGGTAAGCCATGGTGAACTGGCGCCAGGGCTTCATACAGCTGTTCAAATGATTGCGGGAGAACGTGAAAATGTTTTTTCGACTAGTTTAAAGGATGGAATGTCAAATGATGAGTATGCAGAAAATTTCGAAAAAATTCTACAAAATATAAAATATGAAGATAAAATCATATTATTGGCAGATATTATAGGTGGGTCTCCATTGACGACGGCAGTAAATATATTAAATAAAAAAAGATTGCTGCCAAATAGCCGGATATTTGGTGGAATGAATCTGCCAATGGCTTTGAATGTGATATTAGGTGGTAAAAATGTTTGCGATGATATTCCTTTGTTGTTGAAAGAAGCCCAAAATGGGATAAAAGAATTTATAATCGAAAATGATGAAATAACAGATGAAGATATTTAG
- a CDS encoding PTS system mannose/fructose/N-acetylgalactosamine-transporter subunit IIB — protein MSITFVRVDDRMIHGQTCTRWALEYPCDGIVAVNDAAAVNSVLKAAYKSASGKKTFVWTMEAWQKKCQKVLDSDSRYFLITKNPLDMKKILVDQRFVPGVKTIVIGPCNDRPGAVELGNNQSITQEEAQALEDIMLAGYEIEFALIKEKAIGNWKKFRGQFGFK, from the coding sequence ATGTCAATTACATTTGTCAGAGTAGATGATCGGATGATACATGGTCAGACCTGTACCCGCTGGGCTTTAGAATATCCCTGTGATGGTATAGTAGCAGTTAATGATGCTGCTGCTGTTAATTCGGTATTAAAAGCAGCATATAAAAGTGCTTCCGGTAAAAAGACTTTTGTTTGGACTATGGAAGCATGGCAGAAAAAATGCCAAAAAGTTTTAGACAGTGACAGCCGGTATTTTTTGATTACAAAAAATCCGCTTGACATGAAGAAAATTCTTGTAGATCAAAGATTTGTCCCCGGAGTAAAAACTATAGTAATAGGTCCATGCAATGATCGGCCTGGAGCGGTGGAACTTGGTAATAATCAGTCAATAACACAGGAAGAAGCACAAGCACTTGAAGATATAATGCTGGCAGGATATGAAATAGAATTTGCTCTTATAAAAGAAAAAGCAATTGGGAATTGGAAAAAGTTTCGCGGGCAGTTTGGTTTTAAATAA
- a CDS encoding PTS mannose/fructose/sorbose/N-acetylgalactosamine transporter subunit IIC: MEINLFQAIILGICACLSSMPGLGGTTFGNYTLGRPLVAGLVVGLILGDVKTGIIIGAAIQVIYIALVTPGGTVSADVRAISYIGIPLAICAVKGMGLDPNTAQAQSMAAALGAAVGTLGTVLFYGTATMNLIWQHIGWKAVEKGDFKKLYLVDMGLPWISHIICSFLPTVIITMAGAGMVDIMKAYLPMDGIAMKTLFTVGSLLPAVGIAILLKQVVTKMIDFVTFFFGFTLAACLGLNLIAAAIIGSFFAVINYKIIMLQSKKTASASGPDNNDDDEEDI; the protein is encoded by the coding sequence ATGGAAATTAATTTATTCCAAGCTATTATATTAGGAATTTGTGCCTGTCTGTCAAGTATGCCTGGATTAGGAGGAACGACATTTGGTAATTATACATTAGGCCGCCCGCTGGTAGCTGGACTCGTTGTGGGATTAATTTTAGGTGATGTAAAAACAGGGATAATAATCGGTGCGGCTATTCAGGTCATTTATATAGCACTTGTAACACCAGGAGGAACAGTATCTGCTGATGTTCGTGCGATAAGTTATATTGGGATTCCTTTGGCTATCTGTGCGGTAAAGGGGATGGGGCTTGATCCTAATACAGCACAGGCCCAGTCAATGGCAGCGGCACTGGGAGCAGCTGTTGGCACACTAGGTACAGTTTTATTTTATGGGACAGCAACGATGAATCTTATATGGCAGCATATTGGCTGGAAAGCTGTAGAAAAAGGTGATTTTAAAAAATTATATCTTGTTGATATGGGACTGCCGTGGATATCGCATATCATATGTTCCTTTCTGCCAACCGTAATAATAACAATGGCAGGGGCAGGTATGGTTGATATAATGAAAGCTTATCTGCCAATGGATGGAATAGCTATGAAAACTTTGTTTACAGTAGGCAGTCTACTGCCAGCAGTTGGGATAGCCATATTATTAAAACAGGTTGTAACTAAGATGATAGATTTTGTAACATTTTTCTTTGGCTTTACATTGGCTGCCTGTCTGGGACTCAATCTTATTGCAGCAGCTATCATAGGCTCATTTTTTGCGGTGATAAATTATAAGATAATAATGCTGCAAAGTAAAAAAACAGCATCAGCCTCTGGACCTGATAATAATGACGATGATGAGGAGGATATATAA
- a CDS encoding PTS system mannose/fructose/sorbose family transporter subunit IID — MKKLSRKTLNKSFLTWFYGNLTCFSQEHMQTFGYLCAMLPVVEELYDDKEKQKEAMHTYTAFFNTEPQIGTMVVGMTAGLEEAKANNQPIDGEAINGIRAGLMGPLAGIGDSMIVGTLIPILLGIGLGLSGGGNPLGAIFYIVVWNALMWFGMKFAYFKGYELGGKAVEILVGEQAKAIRDSIIMIGTIVMGAVAASWINIHTSLVLPGGGHLQKTLDGIYPKMLSGITVVFCWWLMTKKNISPTMVMLLLAIIAFVGVLAGFFNPGLSY, encoded by the coding sequence ATGAAAAAACTATCAAGAAAGACTTTGAATAAATCTTTTTTAACATGGTTTTATGGTAATCTGACCTGCTTTTCACAAGAACATATGCAGACTTTTGGCTATTTATGTGCGATGCTTCCAGTTGTAGAAGAATTGTATGATGATAAGGAAAAACAAAAGGAAGCGATGCATACTTACACGGCTTTTTTCAATACAGAACCGCAGATTGGGACAATGGTAGTAGGGATGACAGCAGGATTAGAAGAAGCAAAGGCTAATAATCAGCCTATAGATGGAGAGGCCATAAACGGTATACGGGCTGGACTTATGGGTCCGTTAGCAGGAATTGGTGACTCAATGATTGTTGGTACTTTGATCCCTATTTTGCTGGGGATTGGTTTGGGACTATCTGGCGGAGGTAATCCATTGGGAGCAATTTTCTATATTGTTGTGTGGAATGCATTGATGTGGTTTGGAATGAAATTTGCATATTTTAAAGGCTATGAATTAGGTGGCAAAGCCGTTGAAATATTGGTTGGAGAACAGGCTAAGGCCATACGTGATTCTATAATAATGATTGGGACGATAGTAATGGGGGCCGTAGCGGCCTCTTGGATAAATATTCATACATCGCTGGTACTTCCGGGCGGCGGTCACTTACAAAAAACACTTGACGGAATTTATCCTAAAATGCTTTCAGGAATAACAGTTGTATTTTGCTGGTGGCTCATGACTAAAAAGAATATTTCACCGACAATGGTTATGCTGCTGCTGGCAATTATAGCATTTGTAGGTGTTTTAGCAGGTTTTTTCAACCCTGGATTATCATATTGA
- a CDS encoding sugar ABC transporter substrate-binding protein has protein sequence MNNKKVLYYLIIIILLAVAIGIATVFIKHVLSQDYSARKYEHRKKFGAVYMTLNNPFYEIINDEIRTTVEKNGDVLLTRDSALSVKRQTREIQELINDGVQILFLNAVDWKKMKPALEIAYKAHVPVIAIDTNVQDEKYVACTVVSDNYEAGVQCAEHMLSHLSGGNIVLIEHSQAKSAVDRINGFTDTIRGHLAFKVIDSAECKGQLELAMPAMEKLMKRHNDIEVVMALNDPAAMGVMAALKNAGRLSKIKVYGVDGAPETKEMIAKGNMTATAAQSPRRLGQIAAEKAYEILAGTNRRKLVELQTILLTKENIDKYNVDGWD, from the coding sequence ATGAACAATAAAAAAGTATTATATTATTTAATTATTATTATATTATTAGCGGTAGCGATCGGCATAGCTACTGTATTTATAAAGCATGTATTGTCACAAGACTATTCAGCAAGAAAATATGAGCATCGTAAAAAATTCGGGGCGGTATATATGACACTGAATAATCCTTTTTATGAAATTATTAATGACGAAATACGTACAACTGTGGAAAAAAATGGGGACGTGTTGTTGACCAGGGATTCTGCACTTAGCGTAAAAAGGCAGACAAGGGAAATACAAGAACTCATTAATGATGGTGTGCAGATATTATTTTTGAATGCAGTAGACTGGAAAAAGATGAAACCAGCATTGGAAATTGCCTATAAGGCACATGTGCCGGTAATTGCTATTGATACAAATGTTCAGGATGAAAAATATGTTGCCTGTACAGTTGTTTCTGATAATTATGAGGCGGGGGTACAATGCGCAGAACATATGCTGTCTCACTTATCAGGCGGCAATATTGTATTGATAGAACATTCACAGGCCAAGTCAGCAGTTGATAGGATAAACGGTTTTACTGATACGATAAGAGGACATTTGGCTTTTAAGGTGATTGATTCGGCTGAATGCAAGGGACAGCTTGAGCTGGCGATGCCGGCTATGGAAAAACTTATGAAAAGACATAATGATATTGAAGTAGTGATGGCGTTGAACGATCCAGCGGCAATGGGGGTAATGGCTGCTTTGAAGAATGCCGGGCGGTTGTCTAAGATAAAAGTATATGGAGTTGATGGAGCTCCTGAAACTAAGGAAATGATAGCCAAGGGAAATATGACAGCTACGGCAGCCCAGTCACCGCGCAGATTAGGACAAATTGCTGCTGAAAAGGCATATGAAATATTAGCTGGCACGAATAGAAGGAAATTGGTGGAATTACAAACAATACTTCTTACCAAAGAAAATATAGATAAATATAATGTCGATGGATGGGATTAA
- a CDS encoding sensor histidine kinase — MRSINMAYNGVVLIIVADLVSGYRGKNQRIILILAMLGLYLIASYNLAVFQLKMVPLEAYISYYDPLAQGVLKAACNIFTAFNMIVFVLYIIILVQNQHQEKERIKSLNEELNIVNEKLRLYAIEAESMAETRERNRLAREIHDTLGHALTGIIAGIDACIATIDEVPEFTKKQLPVINNIARHGMNDVRRSVKKLRPDNLERFSLKEALLQMTREFSITAGIDILLNCNCWPQSLREDEEEIVYRVIQEGITNANRHGKARHVLISIQQQVNWLNIMIKDDGRGCNNIVKGFGLRHMQERIELLKGRLEYRNDSGFIIEVFIPIGKRGDE; from the coding sequence ATGAGAAGTATAAACATGGCCTATAATGGGGTAGTTTTGATCATCGTAGCTGATTTGGTCAGTGGCTATCGGGGGAAAAATCAACGAATAATACTGATACTGGCAATGCTGGGGCTTTATTTAATCGCCAGTTATAATCTGGCTGTATTCCAGCTGAAGATGGTACCGCTTGAAGCATATATTTCTTATTATGATCCATTGGCACAGGGCGTATTAAAAGCTGCCTGTAATATATTCACTGCTTTTAATATGATAGTATTTGTTTTATATATAATTATACTAGTGCAGAATCAACATCAGGAAAAGGAAAGGATAAAGTCCTTGAATGAAGAGCTGAATATAGTTAATGAAAAGCTTAGATTATATGCTATTGAAGCGGAGAGTATGGCAGAAACACGGGAGCGTAATCGGCTGGCAAGAGAAATTCATGACACTTTGGGGCATGCGCTTACAGGTATAATAGCAGGTATAGATGCCTGTATTGCAACAATAGACGAAGTGCCGGAATTTACCAAGAAGCAGCTTCCAGTGATTAATAACATAGCACGCCATGGCATGAATGATGTTCGACGTTCAGTGAAAAAGTTAAGACCGGATAACTTGGAAAGATTTTCTTTAAAAGAAGCTCTGCTGCAGATGACAAGAGAATTTTCTATTACTGCGGGTATTGATATACTGTTAAACTGTAACTGCTGGCCGCAGTCCTTACGTGAAGACGAAGAAGAAATCGTTTATCGAGTTATTCAGGAAGGAATAACCAATGCTAACAGACATGGTAAAGCCCGGCATGTTTTGATCAGTATACAGCAGCAGGTAAATTGGCTAAATATTATGATAAAAGATGATGGTAGGGGGTGTAACAATATTGTCAAAGGATTTGGACTGCGTCATATGCAGGAAAGAATAGAGTTATTAAAAGGTCGGCTGGAGTATAGAAATGATAGTGGTTTTATTATAGAAGTATTTATACCAATAGGAAAAAGAGGTGATGAATAA
- a CDS encoding response regulator transcription factor has translation MIKVMIADDQELIRESLKIVLNMNPDMKVVSVAENGSKVMRVLEKNKPDIILMDVRMPHIDGVACTRLIKEKYPNIKIIILTTFDDDEYVYNALKYGASGYLLKGVSVAELSNAVRTVINGGAMINVNIITKVVKLFSKMAQSNFSITVTENGIAELTRTEKKVICYVGRGCSNKEIAMNLNLSEGTVRNNLSSVLSKLELRDRTQLAIWAVQTGISNKLEHDIQDGQNVFKEKI, from the coding sequence ATGATCAAAGTGATGATAGCTGACGATCAGGAACTTATTCGTGAGAGTTTGAAAATCGTATTAAACATGAATCCTGATATGAAAGTTGTGTCTGTAGCAGAAAATGGTTCTAAAGTAATGCGGGTTTTGGAAAAGAATAAACCAGATATTATATTGATGGATGTAAGAATGCCGCATATTGATGGGGTGGCATGTACGAGATTAATAAAAGAAAAGTATCCAAATATCAAAATTATAATTTTGACGACGTTTGATGATGATGAATATGTATACAATGCATTAAAATATGGAGCCAGCGGATATCTGTTAAAAGGAGTATCTGTGGCAGAACTTTCCAATGCTGTACGTACTGTCATAAATGGCGGAGCGATGATAAATGTGAACATAATAACTAAAGTAGTTAAGTTGTTTTCTAAAATGGCGCAGAGTAATTTTTCTATTACTGTAACAGAAAACGGTATCGCTGAATTGACACGTACGGAAAAAAAAGTAATATGTTACGTGGGAAGAGGCTGTTCCAATAAGGAAATTGCGATGAATTTAAACTTATCGGAAGGAACTGTACGCAATAATTTAAGCTCAGTACTCAGCAAATTGGAACTGCGTGATCGTACTCAGCTGGCTATATGGGCAGTCCAGACTGGGATAAGTAATAAATTGGAACATGATATTCAGGATGGGCAGAATGTTTTTAAAGAAAAAATATAG
- a CDS encoding ABC transporter substrate-binding protein yields MFLKKKYRLIGISVLLIFSLLWGIEYYREHKDGKVIIRVGIFSGSNWNVPAGDSYKVIDAAIKDFETKNPYVKIVYVNGIPKNEYAEWLAEQVLKGQEPDVFMVLSDDFNLYTSMGLLENLDHFIDSDKNFSCEEYYKSALDYGKYKQQQYALPFESIPTLMFVNKTLLKRERIPMPSNKWTWQDFINICRKVTKDTDGDGVIDQFGCYDYTWQQAAVTDGVKLFRDDGRYSYFADDKMKDVVKFMIALKKINHGYKVTSKDFDTGKVAFRPFTFAQYRTYKPYPWRIKKYSSFEWDCIKLPAGPSGKNISQLDTLLIGMSSRSTHKKIAWEFLKELCYEEKIQKLVLEDSEGLPVIKKVVESDTAGKIFRNSMPGDEKMNVAVVSEVMRGAAAPPKFKKYAIAMLMADNEIGKIIQGTMAFNNALNKVQKKINDFLQK; encoded by the coding sequence ATGTTTTTAAAGAAAAAATATAGACTAATAGGAATAAGTGTACTGCTGATATTTAGTTTGTTATGGGGTATAGAGTATTATCGTGAACATAAAGATGGTAAGGTTATTATCCGTGTAGGAATTTTTTCTGGCAGCAACTGGAACGTTCCGGCAGGAGATTCTTATAAGGTAATAGATGCTGCTATAAAAGATTTTGAAACGAAGAATCCGTATGTAAAAATTGTTTATGTGAATGGAATTCCTAAAAACGAATATGCTGAATGGTTGGCTGAGCAGGTGTTAAAAGGACAGGAACCAGATGTCTTTATGGTTTTATCAGATGATTTCAATTTGTATACATCAATGGGACTATTGGAAAATCTTGATCATTTTATAGACAGTGACAAGAACTTTTCCTGTGAAGAATATTATAAATCTGCTCTTGATTATGGAAAGTATAAACAGCAGCAATATGCACTGCCCTTTGAAAGTATACCAACACTGATGTTTGTAAATAAAACGTTGCTCAAAAGAGAAAGAATTCCTATGCCTTCAAATAAATGGACGTGGCAGGATTTTATTAATATATGTCGTAAAGTTACCAAAGATACTGATGGAGATGGCGTTATTGACCAATTTGGCTGTTATGATTATACATGGCAGCAAGCAGCTGTTACTGACGGAGTAAAACTGTTTAGGGATGATGGAAGATATTCATACTTTGCCGATGATAAAATGAAGGATGTTGTAAAGTTTATGATTGCATTAAAAAAGATAAATCATGGGTATAAGGTGACTTCCAAGGATTTTGACACAGGAAAAGTGGCTTTTAGACCATTTACGTTTGCCCAGTATAGAACTTATAAGCCTTATCCCTGGCGCATAAAAAAATATTCTTCTTTTGAATGGGATTGCATAAAACTGCCAGCAGGACCATCAGGAAAAAATATATCTCAGTTAGATACACTGCTTATAGGAATGAGCAGTCGTAGTACTCATAAAAAAATTGCTTGGGAATTTCTCAAAGAACTCTGTTATGAGGAAAAAATTCAAAAACTTGTTTTAGAAGATTCAGAAGGTCTTCCGGTAATAAAAAAAGTTGTAGAATCAGATACTGCCGGAAAAATATTCAGAAACTCTATGCCTGGTGATGAAAAAATGAATGTAGCAGTTGTAAGTGAGGTTATGCGAGGTGCTGCTGCTCCACCTAAGTTTAAGAAATATGCGATAGCTATGCTGATGGCTGATAATGAAATAGGAAAGATTATCCAGGGGACAATGGCTTTCAATAATGCACTGAATAAAGTGCAAAAAAAAATAAATGACTTTTTGCAGAAATGA
- a CDS encoding Cof-type HAD-IIB family hydrolase, which yields MIYKAVFSDIDGTVINSKHQLLPSTVAAVQQIVSRGIIFVLVSARMPGAIIPLADKLGQNIPLISYNGALILLSDKKKFYSKYLKADVVKKIIKEIVQYSNTVAMNYYTDDKWYVQNINDPYVRREIEITGVEPCQCGFEKLVIDKILPHKLLCMAAPKECQQLERHLSGRYKELTVIRSGDTLLEIIDSTVSKAEAIKYFAGQFNIRKEEIIAFGDNYNDIDMLEYAGMGIAMGNAPDEIKRAAKMVTDSNDSDGIYNALRKLKIIS from the coding sequence ATGATATATAAAGCAGTTTTTTCTGATATTGACGGGACGGTTATTAATTCTAAACATCAATTGTTGCCCAGTACCGTAGCTGCGGTGCAGCAAATTGTGAGTCGTGGGATTATATTTGTATTAGTGTCAGCCCGCATGCCGGGAGCAATTATTCCCCTTGCAGATAAATTAGGGCAAAACATTCCGCTTATAAGCTATAATGGAGCTTTGATTTTACTGTCGGATAAGAAGAAGTTTTACAGTAAGTATCTGAAAGCGGATGTAGTAAAAAAAATAATAAAAGAAATTGTACAGTATTCGAATACGGTTGCGATGAATTATTATACTGATGATAAATGGTATGTACAAAATATTAATGACCCATATGTGAGAAGAGAAATAGAAATTACCGGAGTTGAGCCATGCCAGTGTGGCTTTGAAAAATTAGTAATAGATAAAATACTGCCGCATAAACTTTTATGTATGGCAGCACCTAAAGAATGCCAGCAGCTGGAAAGGCACTTGTCCGGCAGATATAAAGAACTCACAGTTATAAGGTCAGGTGATACTTTGCTGGAAATAATAGACAGTACTGTTTCTAAGGCAGAAGCAATAAAGTATTTTGCTGGACAGTTTAATATAAGAAAAGAAGAAATAATTGCTTTTGGTGATAATTATAATGATATTGACATGCTGGAATATGCAGGAATGGGAATAGCAATGGGAAATGCACCAGATGAAATAAAACGGGCTGCTAAGATGGTAACTGATTCAAATGATTCAGATGGTATATATAATGCACTGAGAAAGCTTAAAATAATTAGTTGA
- the greA gene encoding transcription elongation factor GreA — translation MSEKRSILTEEGLKKLEKQLENLKSVRRIEVAQRIKQAIDFGDISENSEYDDAKNEQAFIEGEILRLEKVLRESDVIHDTSKDSSGVIRLGNTVVIRDMEFNEDETYTIVGSAEADVTEGKISNESPVGAAVLGHKVGDTVDVKVPTGILKYKIMEMK, via the coding sequence ATGTCAGAAAAGCGTAGTATTTTAACCGAGGAAGGCTTAAAAAAACTTGAGAAACAATTAGAAAATTTGAAAAGTGTTCGTCGTATAGAAGTAGCTCAACGTATAAAACAGGCTATCGATTTTGGCGATATTAGTGAAAACTCGGAATATGATGACGCTAAAAATGAACAAGCATTTATTGAAGGAGAAATTCTTCGTTTAGAAAAAGTCCTGCGCGAAAGTGATGTTATCCATGACACATCTAAAGATAGCAGTGGAGTAATCCGTTTAGGAAACACAGTGGTAATTCGTGATATGGAATTTAATGAAGATGAAACATATACAATAGTAGGGTCCGCAGAAGCAGACGTTACAGAAGGAAAAATTTCTAATGAATCCCCAGTAGGAGCAGCAGTATTGGGACATAAAGTCGGTGATACTGTTGATGTAAAAGTGCCGACTGGAATATTAAAATATAAAATAATGGAAATGAAGTAA